Proteins co-encoded in one Nonomuraea helvata genomic window:
- a CDS encoding alpha/beta hydrolase — translation MELTSMGLLVTTAVLAVAALVATVWLWPRLSASKLQAVLGRVGVLAVCQVLTLAALGLALNSYFAFYSSWGDLLGTDTATAPITVAATGLQVLGSRAVPGGRIEQVIMPGASTRLSSEAYVFLPTAYLKHKTEHFPAIIALTGYPGDPRNLMTRMDLPGRMAKAIAAGQVKPTILVMMRPSVVLPRDTECVDVPRGPQVQAYFANDVKQDMIAHYRVAPDRDSWGILGGSTGGYCALKIVMSHPEQFSAAVSLSGYFKTIIDRTTGDLFHGDKSLEQRNDLMWRLANLPAPPVKVLVTSSKKGESDYPATVRFLGAVRPPMQGSSLFLPSGGHNFNTWNRELPQALPWLAQQLVSPSV, via the coding sequence ATGGAACTCACCTCGATGGGGTTGCTGGTCACGACGGCGGTGCTCGCGGTGGCGGCGCTGGTGGCGACGGTGTGGCTGTGGCCGCGGTTGAGCGCGAGCAAGCTGCAGGCCGTGCTGGGCCGGGTCGGCGTGCTGGCCGTCTGCCAGGTGCTCACGCTGGCCGCCCTGGGGCTGGCGCTGAACTCGTACTTCGCCTTCTACAGCTCCTGGGGCGACCTGCTGGGCACCGACACGGCGACGGCGCCGATCACGGTCGCCGCCACGGGGCTGCAGGTGCTCGGCAGCCGCGCGGTGCCGGGCGGGCGGATCGAGCAGGTGATCATGCCGGGGGCGTCCACGAGGCTGAGCTCGGAGGCGTACGTGTTCCTGCCGACGGCGTACCTGAAGCACAAGACGGAGCACTTTCCTGCGATCATCGCTCTCACCGGCTATCCGGGTGATCCGCGCAACCTCATGACCCGGATGGACCTGCCGGGGCGGATGGCGAAGGCGATCGCCGCGGGCCAGGTCAAGCCCACGATCCTGGTCATGATGCGGCCCAGCGTGGTGCTGCCGCGCGACACCGAGTGCGTGGACGTGCCGCGAGGGCCGCAGGTGCAGGCGTACTTCGCGAACGATGTCAAACAGGACATGATCGCTCACTACCGGGTGGCCCCGGATCGGGACTCGTGGGGCATCCTGGGCGGTTCGACCGGCGGTTACTGCGCGCTGAAGATCGTCATGAGCCATCCCGAGCAGTTCTCCGCGGCCGTCTCGCTGTCGGGGTACTTCAAGACGATCATCGACCGCACCACCGGCGATCTGTTCCATGGGGACAAGTCGCTCGAGCAGCGCAACGACCTCATGTGGCGGCTGGCGAACCTGCCGGCGCCTCCCGTGAAGGTGCTCGTCACCAGCAGCAAGAAGGGCGAGAGCGACTATCCCGCGACCGTGCGCTTCCTGGGGGCGGTGCGGCCGCCCATGCAGGGGTCGTCGCTCTTCCTGCCCAGCGGCGGCCACAACTTCAACACCTGGAACCGGGAGCTCCCGCAGGCCCTGCCCTGGCTCGCCCAGCAACTCGTCAGTCCCTCCGTCTGA
- a CDS encoding RDD family protein, with the protein MSEVVTGDAVVVEVRVAQMPSRALAIIIDMAVQFTVLIAAYAILGAFSAISDSAAFGAAMIVLVVLVLVGYPVIFETLSRGRSLGKLALGLRVVGDDGSPERFRQALFRGLAGVVEFWMFSGAPALISSLVSQRGKRLGDIFAGTIVISERAPRDRGQFIEMPPPLMTWAATLELSQLPDEVAQAARQYLSRWHDLSPQVQHEMGVRIATQVAAFVSPAAPGGVPPHAYLSAVLAERRRREQMRLALRTGNGLAHQAPQPPYQQPGPYQPPVPNPYQQPVPPNPYQQAASGPYRQPAPAPYQPQGPYAPFQPNHHQVPAAPAPEPPKATPGGFAPPQ; encoded by the coding sequence CAGAGGTTGTGACCGGCGACGCGGTCGTCGTCGAAGTGCGGGTCGCCCAGATGCCCTCGCGCGCGCTGGCGATCATCATCGACATGGCCGTCCAGTTCACCGTGCTGATCGCCGCCTATGCGATCTTGGGCGCGTTCTCGGCCATCTCGGACTCCGCCGCGTTCGGGGCCGCGATGATCGTGCTCGTGGTGCTGGTGCTGGTCGGCTACCCCGTGATCTTCGAGACCCTCTCCAGAGGGCGCAGCCTCGGCAAGCTGGCACTCGGGCTGCGGGTGGTCGGCGACGACGGCAGCCCCGAGCGTTTCAGGCAGGCGCTGTTCAGGGGCCTGGCCGGGGTCGTGGAGTTCTGGATGTTCTCCGGGGCTCCCGCGCTGATCTCGTCGCTGGTCTCGCAGCGGGGCAAGCGGCTCGGCGACATCTTCGCGGGCACCATCGTGATCTCCGAGCGGGCGCCGCGCGACCGCGGGCAGTTCATCGAGATGCCGCCGCCGCTGATGACCTGGGCGGCCACGCTGGAGCTCTCCCAGCTGCCCGACGAGGTGGCGCAGGCCGCCAGGCAGTACCTGTCGCGATGGCACGACCTGTCGCCGCAGGTCCAGCACGAGATGGGGGTGCGGATCGCGACCCAGGTGGCGGCGTTCGTCTCGCCCGCCGCGCCGGGCGGGGTGCCGCCGCACGCGTACCTGAGCGCCGTCCTGGCCGAGCGCCGCAGGAGGGAGCAGATGCGCCTCGCGCTGCGCACCGGCAACGGCCTCGCGCACCAGGCCCCGCAGCCTCCGTATCAGCAGCCGGGCCCGTACCAGCCTCCGGTTCCGAACCCTTACCAGCAGCCGGTGCCGCCCAACCCGTATCAGCAGGCGGCGTCAGGCCCGTACCGGCAGCCGGCTCCGGCGCCGTACCAGCCTCAGGGGCCTTATGCGCCGTTTCAGCCGAACCACCACCAGGTTCCGGCCGCACCCGCGCCGGAGCCGCCGAAGGCGACTCCGGGCGGGTTCGCGCCGCCTCAGTGA
- a CDS encoding LVIVD repeat-containing protein → MATVALLGGVALPVQAADIPAPGEIVMSPNIQHVTNVPKPEALADIHTDMAFQGDYAYVGNYYGFSIYDIRNPKRTSLVSSVVCPGGQMDVTVYGNLLFGSVDSSRNNDSCSSTSQPASVKESWEGIRIFDISDKASPKYIKSVETNCGSHTHTLVPDRRRENVYLYVSSYAPNASFPDCQPPHDLISIVKVPLRDPTAATVIGTPNLFPDGGNPGLPLPYPDGKSATTGCHDITAYPEKGIAAGACMGEGILLDIRNPEQPKVTAKVRDDTNFAFWHSATFNNDGTKVIFTDELGGGTRATCNEAIGPNRGANAYYDIVNGQLQFRSYFKIPRYQADTENCVAHNGSLIPVKGRDIMVQAWYQGGISVVDFTDSAHPQEIAFFERGPDSTAPALSGGFWSAYYYNGYIYGSDFNLGLDVLKINDWRTNRANGVRMRSLNAQTQASYPEHGH, encoded by the coding sequence ATGGCGACGGTCGCGCTGCTGGGCGGCGTCGCCTTACCGGTCCAGGCCGCGGACATCCCGGCTCCCGGCGAGATCGTCATGAGCCCCAACATCCAGCACGTCACCAACGTGCCCAAGCCCGAGGCGCTGGCCGACATCCACACGGACATGGCCTTCCAGGGCGACTACGCCTACGTGGGCAACTACTACGGCTTCTCGATCTACGACATCAGGAACCCGAAGCGGACGTCGCTGGTCAGCTCGGTGGTCTGCCCAGGCGGCCAGATGGACGTCACCGTCTACGGCAACCTGCTGTTCGGCTCCGTGGACTCCTCGCGGAACAACGACTCGTGCAGCAGCACCTCCCAGCCGGCCTCCGTCAAGGAGTCGTGGGAGGGCATCCGCATCTTCGACATCTCCGACAAGGCCAGCCCGAAGTACATCAAGTCGGTCGAGACGAACTGCGGCTCTCACACGCACACGCTGGTGCCCGACCGCAGGCGCGAGAACGTCTACCTCTACGTCTCCTCCTACGCGCCGAACGCGTCGTTCCCCGACTGCCAGCCGCCCCACGACCTGATCTCGATCGTCAAGGTGCCGCTGCGCGACCCGACGGCCGCCACGGTGATCGGGACGCCGAACCTCTTCCCCGACGGCGGCAACCCCGGCCTCCCGCTGCCGTACCCCGACGGCAAGTCCGCCACCACCGGCTGCCACGACATCACGGCCTACCCCGAGAAGGGCATCGCCGCGGGCGCCTGCATGGGCGAGGGCATCCTGCTCGACATCCGCAACCCCGAGCAGCCCAAGGTCACCGCCAAGGTGCGCGATGACACGAACTTCGCGTTCTGGCACTCGGCCACCTTCAACAACGACGGCACGAAGGTCATCTTCACCGACGAGCTCGGCGGCGGCACCAGGGCCACCTGCAACGAGGCCATCGGCCCGAACCGGGGCGCCAACGCGTACTACGACATCGTGAACGGGCAGCTCCAGTTCAGGAGCTACTTCAAGATCCCGCGCTACCAGGCCGACACGGAGAACTGCGTGGCGCACAACGGCTCGCTGATCCCGGTCAAGGGCCGGGACATCATGGTGCAGGCGTGGTACCAGGGCGGGATCTCGGTGGTCGACTTCACCGACTCGGCGCACCCGCAGGAGATCGCCTTCTTCGAGCGCGGCCCCGACAGCACCGCGCCGGCGCTCAGCGGCGGCTTCTGGTCGGCCTACTACTACAACGGCTACATCTACGGGTCCGACTTCAACCTGGGCCTGGACGTTCTGAAGATCAACGACTGGCGTACCAACCGGGCGAACGGCGTGCGGATGCGCTCCCTGAACGCGCAGACCCAGGCGTCGTATCCCGAACACGGCCACTGA
- a CDS encoding phosphatidylglycerol lysyltransferase domain-containing protein, whose translation MKRSWIPAVAGYASLAIGLLDIGKAVFPHFEHTRMGEWSDFLPGIVSTVARASSLVVGIMLVMIAHALRRGKVRAWRAVVVLLPASAVVSFIHLRPASAVISLALLAVLVMGRGEFSALPDPRSRWRALGNLLVLGALDIGLGYVIISARPRMLVGDPSVLDRLEHVLLGLAGIEGPVAFTVERVSDLVYFSLLALGTLTAVTTLYLALRPERPIAELTEDDERRLRALLAQHGERDSLGYFALRRDKSVLFSPSGKAAIAYRVVSGVMLASGDPIGDREAWPAAIKTFMREARRHAWVPAVIGCGETGGEVWTREARMSALEIGDEAIIDVADFTLEGRAMRNVRQMVNRTERAGYTCRVLRTADLTEQEREHIRQAADSWRGTQTERGYSMALGRFGDPADADCLVATAHKDGELRAVLHFVPWGPRGISLDLMRRDRDAEPGLNELLIAKTLQAAPALNIAQVSLNFAMFRAVLARGERLGAGPVLRAWRALLIFLSHWFQIESLYRFNAKFRPIWEPRFVVYPNARDLPRIGVSALQAEAFITLGRSPRRRLRLPWLGPARLAS comes from the coding sequence GTGAAGCGTTCCTGGATCCCAGCCGTCGCCGGTTACGCGTCGTTGGCGATCGGCCTTCTGGACATCGGCAAGGCCGTGTTCCCCCATTTCGAGCACACGCGGATGGGCGAGTGGTCCGACTTCCTGCCGGGCATCGTCTCCACCGTCGCCAGGGCGTCCTCCCTGGTCGTCGGCATCATGCTGGTGATGATCGCGCACGCGCTGCGCCGGGGGAAGGTGCGGGCCTGGCGTGCCGTCGTGGTGCTGCTGCCGGCGAGCGCCGTCGTGAGCTTCATCCACCTGCGCCCCGCCTCGGCCGTGATCAGCCTCGCCCTGCTGGCCGTGCTGGTGATGGGCAGGGGCGAGTTCTCCGCGCTCCCGGATCCGCGCTCGCGCTGGCGGGCCCTGGGTAACCTGCTCGTGCTCGGCGCCCTCGACATCGGCCTCGGCTATGTGATCATCAGTGCCCGCCCCCGGATGCTCGTAGGCGATCCGAGCGTGCTCGACCGGCTCGAACACGTGCTCCTCGGCCTGGCGGGCATCGAGGGACCGGTCGCGTTCACCGTCGAGCGGGTCTCCGACCTGGTCTACTTCTCCCTGCTCGCGCTCGGCACGCTCACCGCCGTCACCACGCTGTACCTGGCGCTGCGTCCCGAACGCCCGATCGCGGAGCTCACCGAGGACGACGAGCGGCGCCTGCGCGCCCTGCTCGCCCAGCACGGCGAACGCGACTCGCTCGGCTACTTCGCGCTGCGGCGGGACAAGAGCGTGCTGTTCTCCCCTTCGGGGAAGGCGGCCATCGCCTACCGCGTGGTGTCGGGGGTCATGCTGGCCAGTGGCGACCCGATCGGCGACCGCGAGGCCTGGCCCGCGGCGATCAAGACGTTCATGCGCGAGGCCAGGCGGCACGCCTGGGTGCCCGCTGTCATCGGCTGCGGCGAGACCGGCGGCGAGGTGTGGACCCGTGAGGCCCGGATGTCCGCGCTCGAGATCGGCGACGAGGCCATCATCGACGTCGCCGACTTCACGCTGGAGGGCCGCGCGATGCGTAATGTGCGGCAGATGGTCAACAGGACCGAGCGGGCCGGCTACACCTGCCGCGTGCTCCGCACCGCGGACCTGACCGAACAGGAGCGGGAGCACATCCGGCAGGCCGCCGACTCCTGGCGCGGCACCCAGACCGAACGCGGCTACTCCATGGCGCTCGGCCGCTTCGGCGACCCGGCGGACGCCGACTGCCTGGTGGCCACCGCCCACAAGGACGGCGAGCTCAGGGCCGTGCTGCACTTCGTGCCATGGGGACCGCGCGGCATCTCGCTCGACCTCATGCGGCGCGACCGAGACGCCGAGCCGGGGCTCAACGAGCTGCTGATCGCCAAGACCCTTCAGGCCGCGCCCGCCCTGAACATCGCGCAGGTCTCACTGAACTTCGCCATGTTCCGCGCGGTCCTGGCCCGTGGGGAGCGCCTCGGTGCCGGTCCGGTGCTGCGTGCGTGGCGAGCGCTGCTGATCTTCCTGTCGCACTGGTTCCAGATCGAGTCGCTGTATCGGTTCAACGCCAAGTTCCGGCCGATCTGGGAGCCCCGTTTCGTGGTCTACCCCAACGCCCGCGACCTGCCGCGCATCGGGGTCTCGGCGCTGCAGGCGGAGGCGTTCATCACCCTGGGCCGCTCCCCCAGGCGCCGCCTGCGCCTTCCCTGGCTGGGTCCGGCCCGGCTCGCCTCATAG
- a CDS encoding cation diffusion facilitator family transporter: MSASGGTKAIIAALSANLAIAVSKFVAAFFTGSSSMLAEGIHSVADSGNQVLLLIGGKRAAKASTKEHPFGYGRERYFYAFVVAVVLFTIGAAFSIYEGVHKISDPQEVEAPIWAFAVLIFAIIAEGFSFRTAIKESNGIRGKLSWVTFVRRSKSPELPVILLEDLGALLGLVFALFGVTMAVITGDGVWDGIGTLMIGVLLAVIAVVLAVETKSLLVGEGATPEMEAQIRTALESTPEVARIIHMRTLHLGPEELLVAAKIAVARDDTAAEVAHGIDEAERRIREAVPIARVIYLEPDLDRLRANPSSSPSEATSS, from the coding sequence GTGAGCGCGAGCGGCGGAACGAAAGCGATCATTGCGGCGTTGTCCGCGAACCTGGCAATCGCCGTGTCGAAATTCGTGGCCGCGTTCTTCACGGGATCGTCCTCGATGCTGGCGGAGGGCATTCACTCGGTGGCCGACTCGGGCAACCAGGTGCTGCTGCTGATCGGCGGCAAGCGGGCGGCCAAGGCCAGCACCAAGGAGCACCCCTTCGGCTACGGCCGCGAACGTTACTTCTACGCCTTCGTGGTGGCCGTGGTGCTGTTCACGATCGGTGCGGCGTTCTCGATTTACGAGGGTGTCCACAAGATCTCCGATCCGCAGGAGGTGGAGGCGCCGATCTGGGCGTTCGCGGTGCTGATCTTCGCGATCATCGCCGAGGGGTTCTCGTTCCGCACGGCAATCAAGGAGTCGAACGGGATCCGCGGCAAGCTGTCGTGGGTCACCTTCGTCCGCCGGTCCAAGTCGCCCGAGTTGCCGGTCATCCTGCTGGAGGACCTGGGCGCGCTGCTCGGTCTGGTCTTCGCGCTGTTCGGCGTGACAATGGCGGTGATCACCGGTGATGGCGTCTGGGACGGCATCGGCACCCTGATGATCGGCGTGCTGCTGGCCGTGATCGCGGTCGTGCTGGCCGTGGAGACCAAGTCGCTGCTGGTCGGTGAGGGTGCCACGCCGGAGATGGAGGCGCAGATCCGGACCGCGCTGGAGAGCACGCCCGAGGTGGCCAGGATCATCCACATGCGCACGCTGCACCTGGGGCCGGAGGAGCTGCTGGTGGCGGCGAAGATCGCCGTGGCGCGCGACGACACGGCGGCCGAGGTCGCCCATGGCATCGACGAGGCCGAACGCCGCATCCGCGAGGCCGTGCCGATCGCTCGCGTCATCTACCTGGAGCCCGACCTGGACCGCCTCCGCGCCAACCCCTCGAGCTCGCCCTCCGAGGCCACCTCGAGCTGA
- a CDS encoding DUF305 domain-containing protein, with the protein MGTVVALSGCSSPPQAPRADSTAPVIAPGRPGEQARTLSPSEAATAVPTATANAADIKYVQDMIVHHRQALDMSLLAPSRADSAKLKSLAGRIKDAQGPEIQFMTTWLQEQQQTVPDHHAAHAGMPGMATPEQMEALKAATGKDFDRMFLQLMINHHLGAIKMSEQVLTSGSHIRVEELATDVSVTQAAEIRRMQEMQSAL; encoded by the coding sequence ATGGGTACGGTCGTTGCCCTCTCAGGCTGCAGCTCCCCACCGCAGGCCCCGCGCGCCGACTCGACCGCGCCGGTGATCGCTCCCGGCCGTCCCGGCGAGCAGGCCAGGACGCTGTCGCCGAGCGAGGCCGCCACCGCCGTCCCCACGGCCACCGCCAACGCGGCCGACATCAAATACGTCCAGGACATGATCGTCCACCACCGGCAGGCCCTGGACATGTCCCTCCTCGCGCCCAGCAGGGCCGACTCGGCCAAGCTGAAGAGCCTGGCCGGCCGGATCAAGGACGCACAGGGGCCGGAGATCCAGTTCATGACGACCTGGCTGCAGGAGCAGCAGCAGACGGTGCCCGACCATCACGCCGCCCACGCTGGAATGCCGGGAATGGCCACACCCGAGCAGATGGAGGCGCTGAAGGCGGCCACGGGAAAGGACTTCGACCGGATGTTCCTGCAACTCATGATCAACCACCACCTTGGGGCGATCAAGATGTCGGAGCAGGTGCTGACCAGCGGCTCCCACATCCGCGTGGAGGAACTGGCCACGGACGTCAGCGTGACCCAGGCGGCCGAGATCCGCCGCATGCAGGAGATGCAGTCCGCCCTTTAG
- a CDS encoding adenosylhomocysteinase — translation MDLWESGERQISWAARSMPVLTAIGERFGLERPLDGLKIAACLHVTAETAVLMGALKAGGAEIALAASNPLSTQDDVGEALRMYGIDVHARAGVDRATYYRHIHQALDLEPDLVLDDGCDLVNILHTERTDLLEGVGGGCEETTTGIIRLRQMAAEGALRFPMVAVNDTRTKRMFDNRYGTGQSTLDGIMRATNTMLAGRTVVVAGFGFCGRGVAERAKGFGARVIVTEIDAVKALDATLQGYEVRPMAQAAMVGDLFVTVTGNRDVIRAEHLSVMKDGAILANAGHFDVEIDVRALDELAAEVHRGVRPNTDEYVMPDGRRLLLLAEGRLVNLTAAEGHPAAVMDMSFSAQALAVAWLAGERSRLDPGVYDVPEEIDHEVARLKLAAAGIGIDVLTPDQEDYLHSWRVGS, via the coding sequence ATGGATCTCTGGGAAAGCGGTGAGCGGCAGATCTCCTGGGCCGCTCGTTCGATGCCGGTGCTGACGGCGATCGGAGAGCGGTTCGGGCTCGAGCGGCCGCTGGACGGGTTGAAGATCGCTGCCTGCCTGCACGTCACCGCCGAGACAGCCGTGCTCATGGGGGCGTTGAAGGCCGGAGGGGCCGAGATCGCGCTTGCCGCGTCCAACCCCCTGTCCACGCAGGACGACGTGGGCGAGGCGCTGCGGATGTACGGGATCGACGTGCACGCGCGTGCCGGGGTCGATCGGGCCACCTACTACCGGCACATCCACCAGGCGCTCGATCTCGAGCCCGATCTCGTGCTCGACGACGGGTGCGATCTGGTGAACATCCTCCACACCGAGCGCACCGACCTGCTCGAAGGCGTCGGCGGCGGCTGTGAGGAGACCACCACCGGAATCATCAGGCTCCGGCAGATGGCCGCGGAGGGCGCCTTGAGGTTCCCCATGGTGGCCGTGAACGACACGCGTACCAAGCGCATGTTCGACAACCGCTACGGCACCGGGCAGTCCACGCTCGACGGCATCATGCGCGCCACCAACACCATGCTCGCCGGTCGCACGGTGGTCGTGGCCGGGTTCGGGTTCTGCGGGCGGGGCGTGGCCGAGCGGGCCAAGGGGTTCGGGGCGCGGGTGATCGTGACCGAGATCGACGCCGTCAAGGCGCTCGACGCGACCCTGCAGGGCTACGAGGTACGGCCGATGGCCCAGGCGGCGATGGTCGGCGACCTGTTCGTCACCGTGACCGGCAACCGTGACGTGATCAGGGCCGAGCACCTGTCGGTCATGAAGGACGGCGCGATCCTGGCCAACGCCGGGCACTTCGACGTGGAGATCGACGTGCGGGCGCTGGACGAGCTGGCCGCCGAGGTGCACCGTGGGGTGCGGCCCAACACCGACGAGTACGTCATGCCCGACGGCCGGCGCCTGCTGCTGCTCGCCGAGGGGCGGCTGGTGAACCTCACCGCGGCCGAGGGTCATCCCGCGGCCGTCATGGACATGTCGTTCTCGGCGCAGGCCCTCGCCGTGGCCTGGCTGGCAGGCGAGCGCTCCCGCCTTGACCCGGGCGTGTACGACGTTCCCGAGGAGATCGACCACGAGGTGGCCAGGCTCAAGCTGGCCGCCGCCGGCATCGGCATCGACGTCCTGACTCCTGACCAGGAGGACTACCTGCACTCCTGGCGCGTCGGCTCCTAG
- the ahcY gene encoding adenosylhomocysteinase: MDFKVADLSLADFGRKEIRLAEHEMPGLMAVRKEYAASQPLRGAKIMGSLHMTIQTAVLIETLVALGAEVRWVSCNIFSTQDHAAAAVVVGPNGTVDDPQGVPVFAWKGETLEEYWWCTEQALTWPDGDAPNMILDDGGDATLLVHKGAEYEKAGAVPPATAEDPEEWHVIIDLLTRTVGDDKRWTRIAESIKGVTEETTTGVHRLYEMHKNGQLLFPAINVNDSVTKSKFDNKYGCRHSVIDGLNRATDVLIGGKVAVVCGYGDVGKGCADALRGQGARVIVTEIDPICALQAAMDGFQVTTLEEVVGIADIFVTATGNFNIITAAHMAKMKHQAIVSNIGHFDNEIDMAGLAKLPGIVKNNIKPQVDEWVFEDGHSIIVLAEGRLMNLGCATGHPSFVMSNSFTNQVIAQIELFAKTSEYPIGVYTLPKHLDEKVARLHLDALGVKLTELTKEQASYIGVHVEGPYKSDHYRY; encoded by the coding sequence ATGGACTTCAAGGTCGCAGACCTTTCACTGGCCGACTTCGGCCGCAAGGAGATCCGGCTCGCCGAGCACGAGATGCCCGGCCTCATGGCGGTCCGAAAGGAGTACGCGGCCTCCCAGCCCCTTCGCGGCGCGAAGATCATGGGCTCCCTGCACATGACGATCCAGACTGCCGTCCTCATCGAGACGCTGGTCGCCCTCGGCGCCGAGGTCCGCTGGGTCAGCTGCAACATCTTCTCCACGCAGGACCACGCCGCCGCCGCGGTGGTCGTCGGCCCCAACGGCACCGTTGACGACCCGCAGGGCGTGCCGGTGTTCGCCTGGAAGGGCGAGACGCTGGAGGAGTACTGGTGGTGCACCGAGCAGGCCCTCACGTGGCCTGACGGAGACGCCCCCAACATGATCCTCGACGACGGCGGCGACGCCACGCTGCTGGTCCACAAGGGCGCCGAGTACGAGAAGGCCGGCGCCGTGCCGCCCGCCACCGCCGAGGACCCGGAGGAGTGGCACGTCATCATCGACCTGCTCACCCGCACGGTCGGCGACGACAAGCGGTGGACCAGGATCGCCGAGAGCATCAAGGGCGTCACCGAGGAGACCACCACCGGCGTGCACCGTCTCTACGAGATGCACAAGAACGGCCAGCTCCTCTTCCCGGCCATCAACGTCAACGACTCGGTCACCAAGTCGAAGTTCGACAACAAGTACGGCTGCCGCCACTCCGTCATCGACGGTCTCAACCGCGCCACCGACGTGCTGATCGGCGGCAAGGTGGCCGTGGTCTGCGGCTACGGCGACGTCGGCAAGGGCTGCGCCGACGCCCTTCGCGGCCAGGGCGCCCGGGTCATCGTGACCGAGATCGACCCGATCTGCGCGCTCCAGGCGGCCATGGACGGCTTCCAGGTGACCACGCTGGAAGAGGTCGTCGGCATCGCCGACATCTTCGTGACGGCCACCGGCAACTTCAACATCATCACCGCCGCCCACATGGCGAAGATGAAGCACCAGGCGATCGTCTCCAACATCGGCCACTTCGACAACGAGATCGACATGGCCGGCCTCGCCAAGCTGCCCGGCATCGTCAAGAACAACATCAAGCCGCAGGTCGATGAGTGGGTTTTCGAGGACGGCCACTCGATCATCGTCCTCGCCGAGGGCCGCCTGATGAACCTCGGCTGCGCGACCGGCCACCCGAGCTTCGTCATGTCCAACTCGTTCACCAACCAGGTGATCGCGCAGATCGAGCTGTTCGCGAAGACGTCCGAATACCCGATCGGCGTCTACACCCTGCCCAAGCACCTGGACGAGAAGGTCGCCCGTCTGCACCTCGACGCCCTGGGCGTCAAGCTGACCGAGCTGACCAAGGAACAGGCCTCCTACATCGGCGTCCACGTCGAGGGCCCCTACAAGTCCGACCACTACCGGTACTGA
- a CDS encoding MerR family transcriptional regulator — translation MRITEAAKRLGMSPRMLRYREALGLLPPVREQGAHRRFGPEELAAVAQGVELEKRFDVSPAELAFALRVLTEPAVASAVRDLGVRIGRIQVPRRALDFEKEKALRLLRPSGR, via the coding sequence ATGCGCATCACTGAGGCCGCCAAGCGGCTCGGCATGTCCCCGCGAATGCTCCGGTACCGGGAGGCACTCGGCCTGTTGCCGCCGGTACGCGAGCAGGGGGCGCACCGGCGGTTCGGCCCAGAGGAGCTGGCCGCGGTGGCACAGGGGGTGGAACTGGAGAAGAGGTTCGACGTCTCGCCGGCCGAGCTGGCGTTCGCGCTGCGGGTGCTGACCGAGCCAGCGGTGGCGTCGGCCGTACGTGACCTCGGGGTTCGGATCGGACGCATCCAGGTGCCTCGCCGGGCTCTCGACTTCGAGAAGGAGAAGGCCCTCCGCCTGCTCCGCCCCTCAGGCCGCTGA